In Mycolicibacterium lutetiense, the sequence TCATGGTGGGTCGCGGTGGGGGCCCATCCCGCACCAGGCCCATCACAGCGTCGATGTCGAGATGTGCGGCCAACAGGTCGGCCATGAGGTCCAACTGGGCGTCCCGCCGGCCCTGCACGTCGATGTCATCGGCAACCACGAACCCGTCGCGACCGGCTCCGGCGGCGATCTCGGTGAGCCAGGCACGGCGTACGTAGTCATTGTCGAGCAGGCCGTGCCAGTGAGTGCCGTAGACCATCCCGCAGCGCAGCCCGACGCCGAGCCAGTCATCGGCCGCCGTACGGGTCACCTGCCCATGATGAATCTCGTAGCCCCACAGGGGTTTTTCCCAGTGCCGCAGGGTCTTCTCTGGGGCGAATTCGATGTCGGCGTCGAGCAGACCAAGACCCTCGACGGAGATCGGTCCCGCCGCCCCGTGCTCAACGGCGTCATCGATGCGGCGACACAACATCTGGAACCCACCGCACACCCCGAGCACAGGCCGTCCCTGGGCGGCGTGATCGAGAATGGCCGCGGCCAGACCGCGTTGACGCAGCCACGCCAGGTCGCTGACGGTGGCCTTGCTGCCCGGGATCACCACGAGGTCGACGCCCGACAGGTCGGCGGCATCGGCCACCCAGCGCACCACCACGCCCGGTTCGCAGGCCAGGGCCTCGATGTCGGTCGAGTTGGAGATGCGCGGCAGCCTGACGGCGGCGACCGTGAGCGTCTGCGCCCCGCGAGGTGGTTGCGGTGTGCCCACCAGCCCGCCGGGCCGAACCGACACCGAATCCTCGGTGTCGAGCCAGATTCCGTCATCGAACGGGATCACGCCGTAGGTTGGGCGACCCGTCAGCTCGAGTAGCTGACGCAGTGCGGGCTCGAGGAGGGCCGGGTCGCCGCGGAACTTGTTGACGACGAATCCCGCGATGAGCGCCTGGTCCTCGGGGGCCAGCACGGCGACGGTGCCGTGCAGGTGGGCCAGCAGACCGCCGCGGTCGATATCGCCCACCACGATGACCGGCAGGTCTGCCGCGCGGGCCAGCCCCATGTTGGCCAGGTCGGTGGCGCGCAGGTTGATCTCGGCCGGTGACCCGGCCCCTTCACAGATCACCACGTCGAATTCGGATCTCAGCGAGGCCAATTCGTCGGCGACGACCGTGGCGAGCCGGTCCCGGTGGGTGAAGTAGTCGCCCGCGGCCACGGTTCCGGCCACCTGGCCGCGGACCACCAACTGCGAGGTGCGGTCCCCACCCGGCTTGAGCAGGATGGGATTGAATCGGGTGCTGGGCGCCAGCCCTGCGGCCCTGGCCTGCATGGCCTGAGCGCGGCCGATCTCGCCGCCGTCGACAGTCACGGCCGAGTTGTTCGACATGTTCTGCGCCTTGAACGGCGCCACGGACACACCCGTGCGGGCCAGCAACCGGCACAGACCCGCCACGACCATCGACTTGCCGGCATCGGAGGTCGTGCCGGCGACCAGCAGTGCCCCGCTCACGGTGCGTTGTTCACGGCTGGGTGAGGATCTCGGCGCCGTCCTCGGTGACAACCAGGGTGTGCTCGAACTGTGCGGTCCACTTGCCGTCCTTGGTCACCACGGTCCAGTCGTCGCCCCAGATCTCGTAGTCCAGCGACCCGAGGTTGATCATCGGTTCGATGGTGAAGGTCATGCCCGGTTCGAGCACGGTCTCGACGGCAGGCTGATCGTAGTGCAGCACCACCAGCCCGTTGTGGAACGTCGTGCCGATGCCGTGCCCGGTGAAGTCACGAACAACGTTGTAGCCGAACCTGTTTGCGTAGGCCTCGATCACCCGGCCGACAATCGAGAGGGCACGCCCGGGTTTGACCGCCTTGATGGCGCGCATGGTCGCTTCGTGGGTGCGCTCGACGAGCAGCCGATGTTCCTCGGAGACATCACCGGCCAGAAAGGTGGCATTGGTGTCGCCGTGTACGCCGTCGATGTAGGCGGTTACGTCGATGTTGACGATGTCACCGTCCTCGATCACGGTCGAGTCCGGGATGCCGTGGCAGATCACCTCGTTCAGCGAGGTGCAACAGGATTTGGGAAATGCCTTGTAGCCCAGAGTCGAGGGATAGGCACCGTGATCGATCATGTACTCGTGGGCGATGCGGTCCAGCTCATCGGTGGTGACGCCGGGCGCCACGGCCTTGCCGGCCTCGGCCAGGGCAGCCGCCGCGATCCGTCCCGCGACGCGCATCTTCTCGATCACCTCGGGGGTCTGCACCCAGGGCTCGCTCCCCTCCTGCACGGTCGACTTCCACGCGTACTCCGGTCGCGGGATCGACTTGGGGACCGGCAGGGTCGGTGACTGGACGCCGGGGCGCAAGGCGGTACGAACTGGCATGCGGACAGCTTAATCGTCAGCCCATCGGCGATGCCTGCCGCGGTGACACCGCAGGAGAGCACCCCTCTCGGCAACCG encodes:
- a CDS encoding cobyric acid synthase yields the protein MSGALLVAGTTSDAGKSMVVAGLCRLLARTGVSVAPFKAQNMSNNSAVTVDGGEIGRAQAMQARAAGLAPSTRFNPILLKPGGDRTSQLVVRGQVAGTVAAGDYFTHRDRLATVVADELASLRSEFDVVICEGAGSPAEINLRATDLANMGLARAADLPVIVVGDIDRGGLLAHLHGTVAVLAPEDQALIAGFVVNKFRGDPALLEPALRQLLELTGRPTYGVIPFDDGIWLDTEDSVSVRPGGLVGTPQPPRGAQTLTVAAVRLPRISNSTDIEALACEPGVVVRWVADAADLSGVDLVVIPGSKATVSDLAWLRQRGLAAAILDHAAQGRPVLGVCGGFQMLCRRIDDAVEHGAAGPISVEGLGLLDADIEFAPEKTLRHWEKPLWGYEIHHGQVTRTAADDWLGVGLRCGMVYGTHWHGLLDNDYVRRAWLTEIAAGAGRDGFVVADDIDVQGRRDAQLDLMADLLAAHLDIDAVMGLVRDGPPPRPTMNTALVGPRR
- the map gene encoding type I methionyl aminopeptidase — protein: MPVRTALRPGVQSPTLPVPKSIPRPEYAWKSTVQEGSEPWVQTPEVIEKMRVAGRIAAAALAEAGKAVAPGVTTDELDRIAHEYMIDHGAYPSTLGYKAFPKSCCTSLNEVICHGIPDSTVIEDGDIVNIDVTAYIDGVHGDTNATFLAGDVSEEHRLLVERTHEATMRAIKAVKPGRALSIVGRVIEAYANRFGYNVVRDFTGHGIGTTFHNGLVVLHYDQPAVETVLEPGMTFTIEPMINLGSLDYEIWGDDWTVVTKDGKWTAQFEHTLVVTEDGAEILTQP